One window of the Shewanella litorisediminis genome contains the following:
- a CDS encoding nitric-oxide reductase large subunit, giving the protein MSSLRKTAIALLIVLIASFTVLLSLGSEIYREMPPIPDAFTSESGQTLFSKNDILRGQLVWRSMGGHQLGSIWGHGSYVAPDWSADWLHREAEAWLNISAHNQYGKAFADLDKSQQAALEQSLRDDMRRNTLFNNGDKLEVPLSATRIEAIGQVVEHYVALFGDDASMQTLREQYAMKEGTIPDLANRQQLNAFVFWSAWAAITERPGETYTYTANWPYDPQLGNTPTSDNIVWSILSIVTLIAGIGGLVWYHAAGKAHPLPEPAKEDPLFRFKPTPSQKAVGKYFITAIGLFLLQIVLGGITAHYAVEGQQFYGLPLAEILPYSVTRTWHTQLAVFWIATAWLGTGLYIAPALSGYEPKYQRLGVNVLWAALVVVVLGSMAGEWLGVQQYFSLDNNFLFGHQGYEYVDLGRVWQILLLAGLMIWLALVTAAIRPALKQQGEMRPVIWVLYASCVAIGLFYGAGLFMGKHTNLAMAEYWRWWVVHLWVEGFFETFATSVIALLLVRLGLIRARNANGAVLFATVIFLTGGLIGTLHHLYFTGTTNSIIAWGSIFSALEVVPLALIGFEAVESYRLRHAAPWMQRYHWAIMFFVATAFWNLVGAGVLGFLINPPISLYFVQGLNTTATHGHAAFMGVYGMLGIGLMLSCLRGLTLEMPWNEKLLKGAFWSLNLGLAAMVFMSLLPMGITQFFAVIENGYWFARSPAVIHSSTVETLVWMRVFGDIIFSVGGLLLAMFLVDVVRKALSRRTVAAIQTSTI; this is encoded by the coding sequence ATGAGTTCACTTCGCAAAACGGCAATTGCACTGCTAATAGTGCTGATTGCCTCCTTTACCGTACTGCTGAGCCTTGGCAGTGAAATCTATCGGGAGATGCCTCCCATTCCGGACGCCTTCACCAGTGAAAGCGGTCAAACGCTTTTCAGCAAAAACGACATCCTTCGCGGCCAACTGGTTTGGCGCTCCATGGGTGGGCATCAGCTGGGCTCCATCTGGGGCCATGGTTCCTATGTGGCGCCAGACTGGTCAGCCGACTGGTTACACCGTGAGGCCGAAGCCTGGCTGAATATCAGCGCCCACAACCAGTATGGCAAAGCCTTTGCCGACCTGGACAAGTCGCAGCAGGCCGCACTTGAACAGTCACTGCGTGACGATATGCGCCGCAACACCCTGTTCAATAACGGCGATAAACTGGAAGTTCCACTGAGCGCAACGCGCATTGAGGCCATTGGCCAGGTGGTTGAGCACTATGTGGCGCTCTTCGGTGACGATGCCTCCATGCAAACACTGCGTGAGCAGTATGCCATGAAAGAGGGCACCATTCCTGACCTGGCAAACCGTCAGCAGCTCAACGCCTTCGTGTTCTGGAGTGCCTGGGCGGCCATTACCGAGCGTCCGGGTGAAACTTACACCTACACCGCCAACTGGCCCTACGATCCCCAGCTTGGCAATACCCCCACCTCAGATAATATCGTCTGGTCGATTTTGAGTATCGTCACCCTGATAGCCGGGATTGGCGGTCTGGTGTGGTATCACGCCGCCGGTAAAGCCCATCCGCTGCCAGAACCAGCAAAAGAAGACCCCCTGTTCCGCTTCAAGCCTACGCCATCACAAAAGGCCGTGGGTAAGTATTTCATCACCGCTATTGGCCTGTTCCTGCTGCAGATAGTGCTGGGGGGCATCACAGCCCACTACGCGGTGGAAGGTCAGCAGTTTTATGGTCTGCCACTGGCCGAGATCCTGCCCTACTCAGTCACCCGAACCTGGCACACCCAGCTGGCCGTGTTCTGGATTGCCACCGCCTGGCTCGGCACGGGGCTTTATATAGCGCCCGCGCTGTCTGGCTATGAACCCAAATATCAACGCCTTGGCGTGAATGTGCTCTGGGCCGCCCTGGTTGTGGTGGTACTGGGTTCCATGGCCGGTGAATGGCTGGGGGTTCAGCAGTATTTCAGCCTCGACAACAACTTCCTCTTTGGCCATCAGGGCTATGAATATGTGGATCTGGGGCGGGTGTGGCAAATTCTGCTGCTTGCGGGACTCATGATCTGGCTGGCGCTGGTCACAGCCGCCATTCGCCCGGCCCTGAAGCAGCAGGGTGAAATGCGTCCGGTCATTTGGGTGCTCTACGCCTCCTGTGTCGCCATTGGCCTGTTCTACGGTGCCGGCCTCTTTATGGGCAAACACACCAACCTGGCGATGGCCGAATACTGGCGCTGGTGGGTGGTGCACCTGTGGGTAGAAGGCTTCTTTGAAACCTTCGCGACCTCAGTTATCGCACTGCTGCTGGTTCGCCTTGGCCTTATCCGCGCCCGCAACGCCAACGGTGCCGTGCTTTTTGCCACCGTTATCTTCCTCACCGGTGGCCTTATCGGCACCCTGCACCACCTGTACTTTACCGGTACCACCAACTCCATCATTGCCTGGGGCTCTATCTTCTCGGCACTGGAAGTGGTTCCACTGGCACTGATTGGCTTTGAAGCCGTTGAAAGTTACCGTCTGCGCCACGCCGCGCCCTGGATGCAGCGCTACCACTGGGCCATCATGTTCTTCGTCGCCACCGCCTTCTGGAACCTGGTGGGCGCCGGGGTTCTTGGCTTCCTGATTAACCCCCCAATCTCGCTCTACTTTGTTCAGGGTCTGAACACCACAGCTACCCATGGTCACGCGGCCTTCATGGGCGTGTACGGCATGCTGGGCATAGGTTTGATGCTCTCCTGTCTGCGCGGTCTGACCCTGGAAATGCCCTGGAATGAGAAGCTGCTCAAGGGCGCGTTCTGGAGTCTCAACCTGGGCCTGGCGGCCATGGTATTCATGTCGCTGCTGCCCATGGGCATCACCCAGTTCTTTGCCGTGATTGAAAACGGCTACTGGTTTGCCCGCTCACCGGCGGTTATCCACTCGTCCACGGTTGAAACCCTGGTTTGGATGCGGGTATTCGGCGACATTATCTTCAGCGTCGGCGGTCTGCTGCTGGCCATGTTCCTGGTGGATGTGGTTCGCAAGGCACTGTCACGCCGCACTGTGGCCGCTATCCAAACATCAACTATCTAA